The following coding sequences lie in one Anomaloglossus baeobatrachus isolate aAnoBae1 chromosome 7, aAnoBae1.hap1, whole genome shotgun sequence genomic window:
- the ARMC5 gene encoding LOW QUALITY PROTEIN: armadillo repeat-containing protein 5 (The sequence of the model RefSeq protein was modified relative to this genomic sequence to represent the inferred CDS: deleted 1 base in 1 codon) yields the protein MSGPSLSSCLSRLSAAADDPVGLGRALSELRSRHVSRAGGAQLFRDRGGLSLLLSLFTDPARAAVLGNSRRNLELALSLLANSCTEAGSRSQVRQLDGISALVSILQSVCVDSIWNRVSRALGNLALDPQNSAIIHQSGAVSTLVQILHRSKDGGCLQSCLRALRILGDSPAHRVSVCAQGGLAPCVQLLSATDPDVVCTAVRAVCELSRGCTLDTAEQLSLAVPTLVILASGEGVKVTVRQAALGTLSNLCNQGALRPMLGNAGAIDLLIAEVKMLLGVPTRCLPLVRSLCLCCREALNRRRVRELGGLELLLDLLRNPHYRSAHHKITTAFVHYCYDTTALAMLGSAGLAPLLAKRLEEVVRVAEDRGGSYCGTEMDGEEDPGSASFDFPPEPKKNEDVGTSEESLKCWLLSEGYISTLEELPPNWCLEQVPAGEPTRRSSPDPISSLLPSQAKSPTLPAPRRVVSGTRQQCCSPPLSLTTCQSPVPEILGSQGPLVPRSPPSELWSPEFPALILLSRFSQLSDSSSCLVSHPVLRGLMTYATCHPQPSRSASRLLQRLTCDPTCLEAFIRTGSICTLRCRLVLSTSPEKDPELRIRHPERAKKLGHVLLRNLRIQAESPFGVGIITHMLASGSPDERRQCALCLPFIYRKPSPHRQQLISGALQLVLETLMTSVDPVYFFHASECLSALLNPEDSLVPAKPPSLTSPTCCYLDLLSPGQGNLVFVLDGGERLAGNRETVSRESDVFRAMLEGGYAESQQHEVRVCEVPACAFLPLLHYLHGCSQDSLCPTLQGLGPVSGEELAQSPLVFTLAAAGRFLLPGLQSMLEKAVRDSLSLESLPYVYSLAESYESAGLRRDCCSYLLRGPHSPPQKAHTFLQLCERAQDKQRLSQLLEDLVHDRP from the exons CAG GTGCGCCAGCTTGACGGGATTTCTGCGttgg TTTCGATCCTGCAATCTGTCTGCGTTGACTCCATATGGAACAGAGTCTCGCGAGCTTTGGGAAACTTGGCTTTGGACCCACAGAACAGTGCGATCATCCACCAGTCAG GTGCCGTCTCTACTCTGGTGCAGATTTTACATCGCTCAAAAGATGGCGGCTGCCTGCAGAGTTGTTTGCGGGCTCTTCGTATCTTGGGGGACTCTCCAGCACACAGGGTTTCTGTCTGTGCACAGGGGGGACTGGCGCCTTGTGTGCAGCTGCTGAGCGCTACAGATCCCGATGTGGTGTGTACCGCTGTGCGTGCCGTATGTGAGCTGAGCCGCGGCTGCACTCTCGACACTGCAGAGCAGCTCAGCCTCGCTGTGCCCACCCTGGTAATCCTCGCCAGTGGAGAAGGAGTGAAAGTAACGGTGCGCCAAGCTGCCCTAGGAACACTTTCCAATCTCTGCAATCAGGGAGCACTGCGACCCATGCTTGGTAATGCTGGTGCTATCGATCTCCTCATAGCAGAAGTCAAGATGTTACTGGGGGTCCCTACTCGGTGCCTCCCTCTTGTGCGATCACTATGTCTGTGCTGCCGCGAAGCATTAAATCGGCGTCGAGTCAGAGAACTGGGAGGATTGGAACTCCTTCTGGACCTGCTGCGTAACCCTCACTATCGATCTGCCCACCACAAGATAACCACAGCATTTGTGCACTACTGCTATGATACGACTGCCCTCGCCATGCTCGGCTCTGCAGGCCTGGCGCCCTTGTTGGCAAAGAGATTGGAGGAAGTTGTGAGGGTTGCAGAAGATAGAGGAGGTTCATACTGTGGTACAGAGATGGATGGAGAGGAGGATCCTGGATCTGCTTCTTTTGATTTCCCACCGGAGCCCAAGAAGAACGAAGACGTGGGAACATCAGAAGAGAGTCTGAA GTGCTGGCTGCTCTCAGAGGGTTACATCAGCACATTGGAAGAGCTTCCACCAAACTGGTGCCTGGAGCAAGTCCCCGCTGGAGAGCCGACTAGAAGATCCTCACCAGACCCCATCAGCTCTTTGCTTCCATCACAGGCAAAGTCTCCAACACTCCCGGCTCCCAGGAGGGTGGTCTCTGGCACCCGTCAGCAGtgctgctcccctcccctttctttGACAACATGTCAGTCCCCAGTGCCAGAAATTCTGGGCTCTCAGGGACCATTAGTGCCCAGGTCTCCTCCATCGGAATTGTGGAGTCCAGAGTTTCCAGCTCTGATTCTCTTGTCTCGTTTTTCTCAGTTGTCTGATTCAAGCTCCTGTCTGGTCTCCCATCCAGTACTACGGGGTCTAATGACTTATGCTACCTGTCACCCGCAACCTTCTAGAAGTGCTTCCAGGCTTCTTCAGCGTCTGACCTGTGACCCCACTTGTCTGGAAGCATTTATTAGGACAGGAAGCATCTGCACCCTAAGATGCAGATTAGTCCTGAGTACGTCGCCAGAAAAAGATCCAGAGCTGAGGATCCGGCACCCGGAGAGAGCAAAAAAGCTGG GTCATGTGCTCCTCCGTAATCTTCGTATTCAGGCTGAGTCGCCATTTGGTGTTGGGATAATTACCCACATGTTGGCGTCTGGATCACCGGATGAGAGGCGGCAGTGCGCCCTCTGTCTGCCCTTTATTTACAG GAAACCCTCTCCGCACCGGCAGCAGCTGATTTCTGGCGCTCTTCAGTTGGTCTTGGAAACGTTGATGACTTCTGTGGATCCAGTTTATTTCTTCCACGCCTCAGAATGCCTTTCTGCTTTATTAAACCCTGAGGATTCCTTGGTCCCTGCCAAACCCCCTTCATTGACCTCCCCAACATGCTGTTATTTGGACCTCCTCTCTCCTGGCCAGGGCAATCTGGTATTTGTGCTGGATGGAGGAGAGCGTCTGGCTGGTAATCGAGAGACGGTTTCTAGAGAAAGTGATGTGTTCAGAGCCATGCTGGAAGGTGGCTATGCGGAGTCGCAGCAGCACGAGGTGCGTGTGTGTGAGGTGCCGGCCTGCGCCTTCTTACCTCTGCTCCATTACCTGCACGGATGCTCCCAAGACTCCCTGTGTCCTACTCTGCAAGGACTGGGGCCAGTGTCGGGAGAAGagctggcccagtccccattggtgtTCACATTGGCTGCTGCTGGTAGATTTCTTTTACCGGGTCTACAGAGTATGCTGGAGAAAGCTGTACGAGACAGCTTAAGCCTGGAGAGTCTGCCCTATGTTTACAGTCTTGCGGAGAGCTATGAAAGCGCTGGGCTGAGAAGAGACTGCTGCTCGTACCTCCTGCGAGGGCCTCATTCCCCACCACAGAAGGCGCACACCTTTCTACAGTTGTGTGAGAGAGCTCAAGACAAGCAGCGGCTCTCCCAGCTCCTGGAGGACCTCGTCCATGACCGGCCCTAA